A stretch of the Papaver somniferum cultivar HN1 chromosome 6, ASM357369v1, whole genome shotgun sequence genome encodes the following:
- the LOC113285751 gene encoding uncharacterized protein LOC113285751 isoform X2, with translation MTAFYPKLPFRACKKCFVLYHDEAKCKEIQLRIFVRALPAPTPRATHVTVTNVKSQAERGESSKTKISASEPLIRDHSRPSAFSVSLQPLGSIGNRNSTFSPLFFPSALPAVSALTIREPLNPHIPANSSRVSSCFVSPFDNFSSGDNGNVHDRKGKRPRIVFESVYLEASSFSSSSAMMPTPCWPPLSSAPAFSPPADSSFNIGSLGSQSSMSYVVSNVCWATSCSTFSQTVVPSSSYACSSVSEMNLFTDGFIPPSFEHELLSVPSQTEDFKDAIILEPLPLASLPPEPVITDEEFEREVDLMMMDDDSMAEDPSTAHDPENVQHKSYS, from the exons ATGACTGCTTTCTACCCTAAGCTTCCTTTTCGTGCTTGCAAGAAGTGTTTTGTGCTGTATCATGATGAGGCCAAGTGTAAGGAGATTCAGTTAAGAATTTTTGTCAGGGCTCTTCCAGCTCCCACTCCTCGTGCTACGCATGTTACTGTTACTAATGTAAAGTCGCAGGCTGAAAGGGGAGAAAGCTCAAAGACAAAGATCTCTGCAAGTGAGCCATTAATCAGGGATCATTCAAGGCCTTCTGCCTTCTCTGTCAGTCTCCAGCCTTTGGGTAGCATTGGTAACAGGAACTCAACCTTCTCTCCTCTATTTTTTCCATCTGCTTTACCTGCTGTGTCTGCCTTAACGATAAGAGAACCTTTGAACCCTCATATTCCTGCTAATTCTTCCCGAGTATCTTCATGTTTTGTGTCGCCTTTTGATAATTTTAGTTCGGGAGATAATGGTAATGTGCATGACCGCAAAGGTAAACGACCAAGAATTGTTTTTGAATCTGTCTATTTGGAGGCTAGCTCTTTTTCTTCGTCCTCTGCAATGATGCCGACTCCATGTTGGCCTCCTCTTTCATCTGCTCCTGCATTTTCTCCTCCAGCGGACTCTTCATTCAATATTGGAAGCTTAGGTTCTCAATCAAGTATGAGTTATGTGGTTAGTAATGTTTGTTGGGCTACTTCTTGTTCAACATTCTCTCAGACTGTTGTACCATCATCAAGTTATGCCTGCAGTTCAGTTTCTGAAATGAACTTATTCACTGATGGTTTCATCCCACCTAGCTTTGAACATGAACTTTTGAGTGTACCTTCTCAGACTGAAGATTTCAAGGATGCTATTATTCTAGAACCATTACCATTAGCCTCTCTACCACCGGAACCGGTTATCACTGATGAGGAATTTGAAAGAGAAGTTGATCTCATGATGATGGATGATGACTCTATGGCTGAGGATCCCTCCACAGCTCATGACCCT Gaaaatgtacaacacaaatcatacagttag
- the LOC113285751 gene encoding uncharacterized protein LOC113285751 isoform X1: MTAFYPKLPFRACKKCFVLYHDEAKCKEIQLRIFVRALPAPTPRATHVTVTNVKSQAERGESSKTKISASEPLIRDHSRPSAFSVSLQPLGSIGNRNSTFSPLFFPSALPAVSALTIREPLNPHIPANSSRVSSCFVSPFDNFSSGDNGNVHDRKGKRPRIVFESVYLEASSFSSSSAMMPTPCWPPLSSAPAFSPPADSSFNIGSLGSQSSMSYVVSNVCWATSCSTFSQTVVPSSSYACSSVSEMNLFTDGFIPPSFEHELLSVPSQTEDFKDAIILEPLPLASLPPEPVITDEEFEREVDLMMMDDDSMAEDPSTAHDPVSSYFLTSLTCFL; encoded by the coding sequence ATGACTGCTTTCTACCCTAAGCTTCCTTTTCGTGCTTGCAAGAAGTGTTTTGTGCTGTATCATGATGAGGCCAAGTGTAAGGAGATTCAGTTAAGAATTTTTGTCAGGGCTCTTCCAGCTCCCACTCCTCGTGCTACGCATGTTACTGTTACTAATGTAAAGTCGCAGGCTGAAAGGGGAGAAAGCTCAAAGACAAAGATCTCTGCAAGTGAGCCATTAATCAGGGATCATTCAAGGCCTTCTGCCTTCTCTGTCAGTCTCCAGCCTTTGGGTAGCATTGGTAACAGGAACTCAACCTTCTCTCCTCTATTTTTTCCATCTGCTTTACCTGCTGTGTCTGCCTTAACGATAAGAGAACCTTTGAACCCTCATATTCCTGCTAATTCTTCCCGAGTATCTTCATGTTTTGTGTCGCCTTTTGATAATTTTAGTTCGGGAGATAATGGTAATGTGCATGACCGCAAAGGTAAACGACCAAGAATTGTTTTTGAATCTGTCTATTTGGAGGCTAGCTCTTTTTCTTCGTCCTCTGCAATGATGCCGACTCCATGTTGGCCTCCTCTTTCATCTGCTCCTGCATTTTCTCCTCCAGCGGACTCTTCATTCAATATTGGAAGCTTAGGTTCTCAATCAAGTATGAGTTATGTGGTTAGTAATGTTTGTTGGGCTACTTCTTGTTCAACATTCTCTCAGACTGTTGTACCATCATCAAGTTATGCCTGCAGTTCAGTTTCTGAAATGAACTTATTCACTGATGGTTTCATCCCACCTAGCTTTGAACATGAACTTTTGAGTGTACCTTCTCAGACTGAAGATTTCAAGGATGCTATTATTCTAGAACCATTACCATTAGCCTCTCTACCACCGGAACCGGTTATCACTGATGAGGAATTTGAAAGAGAAGTTGATCTCATGATGATGGATGATGACTCTATGGCTGAGGATCCCTCCACAGCTCATGACCCTGTAAGTTCATATTTCCTTACTAGTCTTACTTGCTTCCTTTGA